A single window of Dermacentor albipictus isolate Rhodes 1998 colony chromosome 1, USDA_Dalb.pri_finalv2, whole genome shotgun sequence DNA harbors:
- the LOC139054754 gene encoding uncharacterized protein — MCSLRAVSAASGRGSTVSAEDYKVILPQLPTGNASLNTVFLHCDVSARPYRINDFEEEIERLQVVKDVASIGAYQMNHVWALTTYSMAAKQVLVDAKELRIKGKRCLVIDPNDSQVRVKLHWLPYHISDDAVRKALEPYGKIEEMSRETWLTGKFKGAQTSSRSVTLRLKHGFTVESLPHQIRIQGSNTLVIVPGRPPLCLRCKKSGHIRKDCRIPRCSACRKFGHEADDCRKTYAAMTREDGENDDTDALMDEDEAVETLQPRNINLSSWVPEPATPTTEKEAEADSPVKPVSPVVAVTTDKISGEPEEKCSVVPQVPCPSVPVETPTASKVSYSAELERLETPVASDDAISATEAGSADLGAECPKTPAASEAPYLPIEAETPEVYHSLESEPEDASNRATRMPEFGSDEDEGTSGSITEMRSMVQKVKSKAAMKRNRVTAAPRIPPVEKRHKRSL, encoded by the coding sequence ATGTGCTCTCTCCGAGCGGTGTCAGCGGCTTCAGGCCGTGGTTCTACTGTATCTGCTGAGGATTACAAGGTTATTCTGCCCCAACTGCCAACTGGAAACGCTTCCCTGAACACTGTATTTCTTCATTGCGATGTGTCTGCCAGGCCCTACCGAATCAACGATTTCGAAGAAGAAATTGAGCGCCTACAAGTAGTCAAGGATGTAGCATCGATCGGTGCCTACCAGATGAATCACGTCTGGGCGCTAACGACATATTCCATGGCCGCAAAACAAGTGCTCGTAGATGCAAAGGAACTGCGCATCAAGGGTAAAAGATGCCTTGTCATCGACCCCAACGACAGTCAGGTGAGAGTCAAACTTCACTGGCTTCCTTACCATATCAGTGACGACGCCGTGCGAAAAGCGTTGGAACCATATGGGAAAATTGAAGAAATGAGTAGAGAAACGTGGCTGACTGGAAAATTCAAGGGAGCGCAAACCTCATCTAGGTCGGTGACTTTGAGACTGAAACACGGATTTACTGTCGAATCGCTTCCGCATCAGATTCGTATTCAGGGCAGCAACACTCTTGTAATTGTGCCTGGACGACCACCCCTGTGTCTGCGATGTAAAAAATCGGGCCATATAAGAAAGGATTGTCGTATCCCGCGGTGTTCTGCATGCCGCAAATTTGGTCACGAAGCTGACGACTGCAGGAAAACTTACGCTGCCATGACACGGGAAGACGGCGAGAACGACGACACAGATGCGCTCATGGACGAGGATGAAGCTGTAGAAACTTTACAGCCTCGTAACATTAATCTTTCCTCGTGGGTGCCTGAGCCTGCAACACCAACCACGGAAAAAGAAGCTGAGGCCGACTCTCCAGTGAAGCCTGTATCACCTGTTGTCGCTGTTACAACGGATAAAATCTCGGGGGAGCccgaagaaaagtgcagtgtagTGCCTCAAGTTCCGTGCCCTTCAGTGCCTgtggagacgccgacggcgtctAAAGTGAGCTACTCAGCAGAACTAGAACGCCTCGAGACGCCCGTGGCGTCTGACGACGCAATATCTGCGACAGAAGCAGGGAGTGCGGACTTAGGAGCGGAATGTCCCAAGACGCCAGCGGCGTCTGAAGCCCCGTACCTTCCAATCGAAGCGGAGACGCCAGAGGTGTACCATTCCCTGGAGTCTGAGCCGGAGGACGCAAGCAATAGGGCCACAAGGATGCCTGAGTTTGGTTCGGACGAGGATGAAGGCACATCAGGGAGCATTACAGAGATGAGAAGCATGGTGCAAAAAGTAAAATCGAAAGCGGCCATGAAGAGGAACCGTGTTACCGCGGCTCCTCGGATACCGCCCGTGGAAAAACGTCACAAGCGCTCCTTGTGA